One genomic region from Esox lucius isolate fEsoLuc1 chromosome 24, fEsoLuc1.pri, whole genome shotgun sequence encodes:
- the gigyf1a gene encoding GRB10-interacting GYF protein 1 isoform X5 yields the protein MTAETLNFGPEWLRALSSGGSVTSPPPSPAMPKYKLAEYRYGREEMLALYIKDNKVPEDMQDKEFAAVLQDEPMQPLALEPLTEEEQRNFSMSVNSVAVLRLMGKGGGVAPAGVARGRGATRGGGRGRGRGESGGFYQRSIEEGEVGFGRGAREIHRSQSWDDRGERRFEKPVRAREGVRVFEEATGAPVQGVPRKDYTRSDSENWRTLREEQEEEEGADPGGSWRLAGARRLDDGGPRSAGWREHDGPGEGRRKKFDFDFRDGGGRRRAGSEGLEDDRDGLPEWCTDEEDGEMGTFDATGAFLPVSKKGGKEEEFDFQGIEEEAEEEEVGESLSDMERIMNGGERAAGQESASDGEVKNRSSPPSSSSPPALLSAPPALGLNPSAANPPAANPPMPELSLTVAELEASQMANSQPAPAKTSKMPSEVVPEGSPTGGSTSLLSPSTSSSLLSPPPSSAATHLPPPSGGDTEDDEGMKHLQQEAEKMVASLQDTSLEEECFTQTLQEIRNTAAALPLSHDAAMKWFYKDPQGEIQGPFTTMEMCEWFQAGYFTMSLLVKRGCDEGFQPLGDVIKMWGRVPFAPGPSPPPLLVRPPPPRPLPLPPRGPAGSMDQERLKKQQDLAAVALYQQLQQQQLFQLINRCGDQGMMPSMNRSMSVPETGSMWDMHTSDSQQSGGEASLWDITMNSSTQVPTLEQLQKLQQDRREAELRAKREEEEQRKRREERRKQEEQKRRDEEELFRRKQCRQQQELLMKLLQQAPLQGSGVGSGWGSGGPTGGLNKPGAKGLSLLDMQDAERLIKQQQRERHQGMSMGGSSMGQWSDGGAVPGGLWGGGGGMEGKTGGGSGGGMGLWDEVVKNQGRSSSMQALKNSRSSPSLSDQYMLSRRKQRTEDEDKLLKLLQGIKAPQDGFTTWCEQMLHALNTQANNPSSPLDVSTIVAYLKEVESPYEVLDFIRSYLGDTMEAKEFAKQFLERRAKQKQNHQRQQQQQLSKEVAGLTMNNFPLQDSMRVVNPSALQSMFQAAQMSKGGMYDSQGSMKKKKQPVMLHSDPSILGYSFHNAGERLSLNEMEMVEDY from the exons ATGACTGCTGAGACACTTAACTTCGGCCCAGAATG gCTCCGTGCACTATCCAGCGGGGGGAGCGTGACgtcccccccaccctcccctgcCATGCCAAAGTACAAGTTGGCCGAGTATCGCTACGGCCGAGAGGAGATGTTAGCACTTTATATCAAAGACAACAAG GTCCCAGAGGACATGCAGGATAAGGAGTTTGCTGCTGTTCTGCAGGATGAGCCCATGCAGCCACTGGCCCTGGAACCACTCACTGAGGAGGAGCAG AGGAACTTCTCCATGTCTGTGAACAGTGTGGCTGTGCTGAGGCTCATGGGTAAAGGGGGCGGAGTTGCCCCAGCGGGAGTGGCCCGGGGCAGAGGTGCCACGCGAGGAGGCGGCCGAG GGCGTGGCcgaggagagagtggaggatTCTACCAAAGAAGTAttgaggagggagaggtgggcTTTGGCCGTGGGGCCAGAGAGATCCACCGTAGCCAGAGTTGGGACGACCG GGGTGAAAGGAGGTTTGAGAAGCCAGTTCGTGCCAGGGAGGGGGTGCGTGTGTTCGAGGAAGCCACTGGTGCCCCTGTCCAGGGGGTACCAAGGAAGGACTACACGCGGTCAGACAGTGAGAACTGGCGAACCCTCCGTGAGgagcaagaggaggaggagggggctgACCCAGGAGGCAGTTGGAGACTGGCAGGAGCACGTAGACTGGATG aCGGCGGGCCCCGCTCTGCGGGCTGGCGGGAACACGACGGGCCAGGGGAGGGACGCCGCAAGAAGTTTGATTTTGACTTCCGCGACGGCGGGGGTCGTCGGCGTGCCGGGAGCGAAGGGTTGGAGGATGACCGAGACGGCCTGCCGGAGTGGTGCACCGACGAAGAGGACGGAGAGATGGGCACCTTCGACGCCACCGGGGCGTTCCTCCCCGTATCCAAG AAGGgcggaaaggaggaggagtttGACTTCCAGGGGATTGAGGAGGAAgcggaggaggaggaagtgggGGAGAGCCTCTCTGACATGGAAAGGATCATGAATGGAGGAGAACGGG CAGCTGGACAGGAATCAGCCAGTGACGGGGaggtgaagaacagaagcagcCCCCCCTCGTCCTCCTCCCCCCCCGCCCTCCTCTCTGCCCCGCCAGCCCTGGGGCTCAACCCCTCCGCCGCGAACCCCCCCGCCGCGAACCCCCCAATGCCCGAGCTGTCGCTCACTGTGGCCGAGCTGGAGGCCTCTCAGATGGCCAACAGCCAGCCTGCCCCTGCTAAGACCAGTAAGATGCCAAGTGAAG TCGTTCCCGAAGGCTCGCCAACAGGGGGCTCCACCTCCCTGCTGAGCCCCAGCACTTCCTCCAGTCTGCTTTCACCGCCTCCCTCCTCCGCTGCTACCCATCTACCCCCGCCATCGGGGGGTGACACTGAGGACGACGAGGGCATGAAGCACCTACAGCAG gaggcgGAGAAGATGGTGGCGTCCCTGCAGGACACATCCCTGGAGGAGGAGTGTTTCACTCAGACTCTGCAGGAGATCAGAAACACGGCCGCCGCTCTTCCCCTTTCCCACGACGCAGCCATGAAGTGGTTTTACAAGGACCCCCAGGGAGAAATCCAGg GCCCGTTCACCACCATGGAGATGTGCGAGTGGTTCCAGGCAGGTTACTTCACCATGTCCCTGTTGGTGAAGAGGGGCTGCGACGAGGGCTTCCAGCCACTGGGCGACGTCATTAAGATGTGGGGGCGAGTGCCTTTTGCCCCGGGACCCTCCCCGCCGCCCCTGCTGGTGAGACCCCCCCCACCGCGCCCTCTGCCGCTGCCGCCCCGGGGGCCTGCT GGGAGCATGGATCAGGAGCGTCTGAAGAAGCAGCAGGACCTGGCGGCGGTGGCTCTCTatcagcagctccagcagcagcagctctTCCAGCTCATCAACAG GTGTGGAGATCAGGGCATGATGCCTTCGATGAACAGGTCCATGTCAGTGCCGGAAACTGGCTCCATGTGGGACATGCATACCTCAGATTCACAGCAGTCAG GCGGTGAAGCCAGTCTATGGGACATAACAATGAATTCTTCAACTCAGGTTCCTACTCTTGAACAGCTTCAGAAG CTCCagcaggacaggagagaggCTGAACTCAGGGCGAAGcgcgaggaggaggagcagcgcaagaggagggaggaaaggaggaagcaggaggagcagaagaggagggatgaggaggagcTCTTCAGACGCAAACAG TGTCGCCAGCAGCAGGAGCTGCTAATGAAGCTCCTCCAACAGGCCCCGCTGCAGGGTTCTGGGGTGGGGTCTGGCTGGGGCTCTGGGGGGCCCACTGGGGGCCTGAATAAGCCAGGAGCCAAGGGCCTCAGTCTGTTGGACATGCAGGATGCAGAGAGGCTCATCAAACAGCAGCAGAGAGAACGC CACCAGGGAATGTCCATGGGGGGTTCCTCAATGGGGCAGTGGAGCGACGGAGGGGCTGTCCCTGGGGGCCTGTGGGGCGGCGGAGGGGGGATGGAGGGTAAGACTGGGGGGGGGTCCGGAGGGGGCATGGGCCTGTGGGATGAGGTGGTGAAGAACCAGGGCCGATCCAGCAGCATGCAGGCCCTGAAGAACAGTCGCAGCAGCCCCTCACTCAG TGATCAGTACATGCTGAGCCGTAGGAAGCAGCGGACGGAGGACGAGGACAAGCTGCTGAAGCTGCTGCAGGGCATCAAGGCCCCTCAGGACGGATTCACCACCTGGTGTGAACAGATGCTGCACGCCCTCAACACCCAGGCCAACAACCCATCCTCCCCACTGGACG TGTCCACCATTGTGGCGTACCTGAAGGAGGTGGAGTCTCCCTATGAGGTGCTGGACTTCATCCGCTCCTACCTTGGAGACACCATGGAAGCCAAAGAGTTTGCCAAGCAGTTCCTGGAGCGCCGTGCCAAACAGAAACAGAACCACCagaggcagcagcagcagcag CTGTCAAAAGAAGTAGCAGGGCTGACCATGAACAACTTCCCTCTTCAG GACTCCATGCGGGTGGTGAATCCCAGTGCCCTGCAGTCCATGTTCCAGGCGGCCCAGATGAGTAAGGGTGGGATGTATGACTCCCAAGGGAGCATGAAGAAGAAGAAACAGCCTGTGATGCTGCACTCTGACCCCAGCATCCTAG